From one Equus asinus isolate D_3611 breed Donkey chromosome 5, EquAss-T2T_v2, whole genome shotgun sequence genomic stretch:
- the PARS2 gene encoding probable proline--tRNA ligase, mitochondrial, protein MEGLLTRCRALAACSRQLSGSIPCRFHHCAPGRGKRLVLSRMFQPQNLREDQVPSLEGGSGDLTCKSQRLMLQVGLIHPASPGCYHLLPYTVRALEKLVRVIDQEMWAIGGQKVSMPSLSPAELWRATNRWDLMGKELLRLRDRHGKEYCLGPTHEEAVTALVASQKTLSYKQLPFLLYQVTRKFRDEPRPRFGLLRGREFYMKDMYTFDSSPEAARQTYGLVCDAYSSLFARLGLPCVKVQAGVGSIGGTTSHEFQLPADVGEDQFAVCPSCSFSANVETLDLSQTNCPACQGPLTETKGIEVGHTFYLGTKYSSVFNAQFTNVHGKPSLAEMGCYGLGVTRILAAAIEVLSTEDCLRWPGLLAPYQVCLIPPKKGSKEEVAAELAGHLYDHITEAVPQLRGEVLLDDRTHLTIGNRLKDANKFGYPFVIIAGKRALEAPAHYEVWCQNTGEVVFLTKEGVVGLLSQVQVV, encoded by the coding sequence ATGGAAGGGCTGCTGACAAGATGCAGAGCACTGGCCGCCTGCAGCCGCCAGCTCTCTGGGTCCATTCCCTGCAGGTTTCACCACTGTGCCCCAGGGAGAGGGAAGCGCTTGGTGCTCTCCCGCATGTTCCAGCCACAGAACCTTCGAGAAGACCAGGTGCCCTCCCTGGAGGGTGGATCTGGCGACCTGACCTGTAAGAGCCAGCGGCTCATGCtgcaggtgggcctcatccacCCAGCAAGCCCCGGCTGTTACCACCTCCTGCCGTACACTGTCCGTGCCCTGGAGAAGCTTGTGCGAGTGATAGACCAGGAGATGTGGGCCATCGGGGGCCAGAAGGTCAGCATGCCTAGCCTCAGCCCGGCAGAGCTCTGGCGAGCCACCAACCGCTGGGACTTGATGGGCAAGGAGCTGCTGAGACTTAGGGACAGACACGGCAAGGAATACTGCTTAGGACCAACTCACGAGGAAGCCGTTACAGCCCTGGTCGCCTCCCAGAAGACACTGTCCTACAAGCAGCTTCCCTTCCTGCTGTACCAGGTGACGAGGAAGTTTCGGGATGAGCCCAGGCCCCGCTTTGGTCTTCTCCGCGGACGAGAGTTCTACATGAAGGACATGTACACCTTCGACTCCTCCCCAGAGGCCGCCCGGCAGACCTACGGCCTGGTGTGTGATGCCTACAGCAGCCTGTTTGCCAGGCTGGGGCTGCCGTGTGTCAAAGTCCAGGCCGGCGTGGGCAGCATCGGGGGCACGACGTCGCACGAGTTCCAGCTGCCAGCGGATGTTGGAGAGGACCAGTTTGCAGTCTGCCCCAGCTGCAGCTTCTCGGCCAACGTGGAGACACTCGACTTGTCACAGACAAACTGCCCTGCTTGCCAGGGACCGCTGACGGAAACCAAAGGCATTGAGGTGGGGCACACGTTTTACCTGGGCACCAAGTACTCTTCCGTTTTCAATGCCCAGTTTACCAACGTCCACGGCAAGCCATCCCTGGCTGAAATGGGGTGCTATGGCTTGGGTGTGACCCGGATCTTGGCTGCTGCCATTGAAGTTCTCTCTACAGAAGACTGCCTTCGCTGGCCCGGCCTCCTGGCCCCTTACCAAGTCTGCCTCATCCCCCCCAAGAAGGGCAGTAAGGAGGAGGTGGCCGCAGAGCTCGCGGGGCACCTGTACGACCACATCACAGAGGCGGTGCCGCAGCTTCGCGGGGAGGTCCTGCTGGACGACAGGACCCATCTGACCATTGGAAACAGACTGAAAGACGCCAACAAGTTTGGCTACCCCTTCGTGATCATCGCTGGCAAGAGGGCCCTGGAGGCCCCTGCACATTATGAGGTTTGGTGCCAGAACACTGGAGAGgtggtcttcctcaccaaagaagggGTCGTGGGATTACTGAGCCAAGTGCAGGTTGTCTGA